The Leucobacter rhizosphaerae genome includes a region encoding these proteins:
- a CDS encoding dihydrofolate reductase family protein, with protein sequence MPLARVHNIAVSLDGFATGEGQSLDTPFGHAGMRLMEWFFPTATFQGLSGDRERQEVSAASDPDDRFAAQSFEGIGAEIMGANKFGPPGWQQDPEWRGWWGEEPPFRTPTFVLTHTPKPPLEMSGGTTFHFLSATPAEALDAAFAAAGGLDVRIGGGPTMVREFLAAGLVDHLHVVQVPILLGRGVRLWDGLEGLEAGYDVDSVTTPSGVTHLTFTRR encoded by the coding sequence ATGCCACTCGCCCGAGTGCACAACATCGCCGTGTCGCTCGACGGCTTCGCGACCGGGGAGGGCCAGTCGCTCGACACCCCCTTCGGGCACGCGGGGATGCGCCTCATGGAGTGGTTCTTCCCGACCGCGACGTTCCAGGGGCTGAGCGGCGATCGAGAGCGTCAGGAGGTGTCGGCGGCGTCAGATCCCGACGACCGTTTCGCCGCGCAGAGCTTCGAGGGCATCGGCGCGGAGATCATGGGGGCGAACAAGTTCGGCCCTCCGGGATGGCAGCAGGATCCCGAGTGGCGCGGCTGGTGGGGTGAGGAGCCGCCGTTCCGCACCCCGACCTTTGTGCTCACGCACACCCCGAAGCCGCCGCTCGAGATGTCCGGCGGCACCACGTTCCACTTCCTCTCGGCCACTCCGGCGGAGGCCCTCGACGCAGCATTCGCGGCAGCGGGGGGTCTCGACGTCCGGATCGGCGGCGGACCGACCATGGTCCGGGAGTTCTTGGCCGCCGGGCTCGTGGATCACCTCCACGTGGTGCAGGTGCCGATCCTGCTCGGCCGCGGGGTCCGGCTCTGGGACGGTCTCGAGGGACTCGAAGCGGGCTACGACGTCGATTCGGTGACCACACCGAGCGGCGTGACGCACCTCACCTTCACCCGGCGGTGA
- the zapE gene encoding cell division protein ZapE — MPHDTQHSAARLVDRSPSISGTELVATLVPPPQFDHATFDSYRPDPEYPSQAEARDVLRAFAEPEAPVARGGLFGFGRKKAPEPQTAAPTKPGVYLDGGFGVGKTHLLAATWHATAGRKYFGTFIEYTALVGALGYNGAVGVLQGARLICIDEFELDDPGDTMLMTRLIKDLTSTGSRIVATSNTPPNALGEGRFAAADFMREIQAMSDRFTTIRIDGVDYRQRDLEGDAVALSDEAYRFTLADVVSSGERMTDDDFSALVAHLATVHPSSYVGMLDGVQVIGLRDVHELTDQSAALRFVAFIDRVYDAQIPIRATGTPLTTIFGGGMIDGGYRKKYLRCMSRLNALTSSGPAL, encoded by the coding sequence ATGCCACACGACACTCAGCACAGCGCCGCGCGACTCGTCGACCGCAGCCCCAGCATTTCCGGCACCGAACTCGTTGCGACCCTCGTGCCGCCGCCGCAGTTCGATCACGCGACGTTCGATTCGTACCGGCCCGACCCGGAGTACCCCTCCCAGGCCGAGGCCCGCGACGTGCTCCGCGCCTTCGCCGAACCTGAGGCTCCGGTCGCGCGCGGCGGCCTGTTCGGCTTCGGCCGCAAGAAGGCTCCCGAACCGCAGACCGCCGCACCGACCAAACCCGGCGTGTACCTCGACGGCGGGTTCGGCGTGGGCAAGACGCACCTGCTCGCCGCGACCTGGCACGCGACGGCCGGGCGGAAGTACTTCGGCACGTTCATCGAGTACACGGCGCTCGTGGGTGCGCTCGGCTACAACGGTGCGGTCGGCGTGCTGCAGGGCGCCCGCCTGATCTGCATCGATGAGTTCGAGCTCGACGACCCGGGCGACACCATGCTCATGACCCGGCTCATCAAGGACCTCACGTCCACCGGCTCGCGCATCGTCGCGACGTCGAACACCCCGCCCAACGCCCTGGGCGAGGGGCGCTTCGCGGCCGCCGACTTCATGCGTGAGATCCAGGCGATGTCGGATCGCTTCACGACCATCCGGATCGACGGGGTCGACTACCGCCAGCGCGACCTCGAAGGCGACGCTGTCGCGCTGAGCGACGAGGCGTATCGTTTCACCCTCGCCGACGTCGTGTCATCGGGGGAGCGGATGACCGACGACGACTTCAGCGCGCTCGTCGCGCACCTCGCCACCGTGCACCCGTCCAGCTACGTCGGCATGCTCGACGGTGTGCAGGTGATCGGTCTGCGCGACGTGCACGAGCTCACCGACCAGTCCGCGGCGCTGCGATTCGTCGCCTTCATCGACCGCGTCTACGACGCGCAGATCCCTATCCGCGCGACGGGCACGCCACTCACCACCATCTTCGGCGGAGGCATGATCGACGGCGGCTACCGCAAGAAGTACCTGCGCTGCATGTCCCGACTCAACGCGCTGACCTCCAGCGGGCCGGCGCTGTGA
- a CDS encoding YebC/PmpR family DNA-binding transcriptional regulator produces the protein MSGHSKWATTKHKKAIIDSRRAKAFAKYIKNIEVAARIGGADLAGNPTLADAVHKAKKNSVPGDNIDRAIKRGAGLDGDAVEYITIMYEAYGPNGVALMIECLTDNKNRAAAEVRTALSRNGGTLADPGSVAYNFARKGVITVPAEGTTEDDVLTAVLEAGVEEVNPTPNGEAFEVITDASDLVAARTALVEAGIDYDSADAEFVPSLKVEVDAPTARKVFGIIDALEDSDDVQNVFSNFDLTAEVQAELAEDD, from the coding sequence GTGTCCGGACACTCCAAATGGGCGACGACCAAGCACAAGAAGGCGATCATCGACAGCCGCCGTGCGAAGGCGTTCGCCAAGTACATCAAGAACATCGAGGTCGCGGCGCGCATCGGCGGCGCCGACCTCGCCGGGAACCCGACGCTCGCCGACGCGGTGCACAAGGCCAAGAAGAACTCGGTCCCCGGCGACAATATCGACCGCGCGATCAAGCGCGGCGCGGGGCTCGACGGGGACGCGGTCGAGTACATCACCATCATGTACGAGGCCTACGGTCCGAACGGCGTGGCCCTCATGATCGAGTGCCTCACCGACAACAAGAACCGCGCGGCCGCTGAGGTGCGCACCGCGCTCAGCCGCAACGGCGGCACCCTGGCCGACCCGGGCAGCGTCGCCTACAACTTCGCGCGCAAGGGCGTCATCACCGTGCCCGCCGAGGGCACGACCGAGGACGACGTGCTCACGGCGGTGCTGGAGGCCGGCGTGGAGGAAGTGAACCCGACCCCGAACGGCGAGGCCTTCGAGGTCATCACCGACGCGTCGGATCTCGTCGCCGCGCGCACCGCGCTCGTCGAGGCCGGCATCGACTACGACTCCGCGGACGCCGAGTTCGTGCCGAGCCTCAAGGTCGAGGTCGACGCCCCCACCGCGCGCAAGGTGTTCGGAATCATCGACGCACTCGAGGACAGCGACGACGTGCAGAACGTGTTCTCGAACTTCGACCTGACCGCGGAGGTCCAGGCGGAGCTCGCCGAAGACGACTAG
- the thrS gene encoding threonine--tRNA ligase, whose translation MADGFSLFTDRSIVAMRVNGELRDLAAEVTETDTVEPVSVESPDGLNILRHSAAHVLAQAVQQINPETTLGIGPPITDGFYYDFDPAEPFTPEDLKAISAQMQKIVKQGQRFVRRVVTEDEARAELANEPYKLELIGLKGGNTGDDNENVEVGGAELTIYDNVDPKTGEVCWKDLCRGPHVPNTRVLGNGWALMRSAGAYWRGSEANPMLQRIYGTAWPTKDELRAYQTRLEEAAKRDHRKLGVELDLFSFPDEIGSGLAVFHPKGGIIRHEIESYMRDELLRNGYEVVNSPHITKGSLFETSQHLNWYKDGMFPAMHLDEVVDAEGNVTKQGQDYYLKPMNCPFHNLIFRARARSYRELPLRLAEFGTVYRYEKSGTLSGLTRVRGLTQDDAHIYVTDEQVKDEIKRQLDFVFATLRAYGLNDFYLELSTRDPEKSVGSDEQWEVATETLRQVGEESGLELVADPGGAAFYGPKISVQARDAIGRTWQLSTVQLDFNQPELFELEYTASDGTRKQPVMIHRALLGSVERFFAILLEHYAGAFPVWLSPVQVVGIPVAEQYGEYLDGVVAQLRSRGVRAEVDHSDDRMPKKIRTHTKAKIPFQLIAGEEDRAAGAVSFRFRDGTQLNGVPVDEAIERIVRAIETHEQVSTAWTE comes from the coding sequence GTGGCAGACGGATTCTCCCTGTTTACCGATCGATCCATCGTCGCCATGCGCGTCAACGGAGAACTGCGGGACCTCGCCGCAGAGGTGACGGAGACCGACACGGTCGAACCGGTGAGCGTCGAGTCGCCCGACGGCCTGAACATCCTCCGCCACTCCGCGGCCCACGTATTGGCCCAGGCGGTGCAGCAGATCAACCCCGAGACCACACTCGGCATCGGCCCGCCCATCACCGACGGGTTCTACTACGATTTCGACCCCGCGGAGCCGTTCACGCCCGAGGACCTGAAGGCGATCTCCGCGCAGATGCAGAAGATCGTGAAGCAGGGCCAGCGCTTCGTGCGCCGCGTGGTGACGGAGGACGAGGCGCGGGCGGAGCTCGCGAACGAGCCCTACAAGCTCGAGCTCATCGGTCTCAAGGGCGGCAACACCGGCGACGACAACGAGAACGTCGAGGTCGGCGGCGCCGAACTCACCATCTACGACAACGTCGATCCCAAGACCGGCGAGGTGTGCTGGAAGGATCTCTGCCGCGGCCCCCACGTGCCGAACACGCGCGTGCTGGGGAACGGCTGGGCGCTCATGCGGAGCGCCGGCGCGTACTGGCGCGGCAGTGAGGCGAACCCGATGCTGCAGCGCATCTACGGCACGGCCTGGCCCACGAAAGACGAGCTGCGCGCGTACCAGACCCGCCTCGAAGAGGCCGCGAAGCGCGATCACCGGAAGCTCGGCGTCGAGCTGGATCTCTTCAGCTTCCCCGACGAGATCGGGTCGGGACTCGCCGTGTTCCACCCGAAGGGCGGGATCATCCGGCACGAGATCGAGTCCTACATGCGGGACGAACTCCTCCGGAACGGCTACGAGGTGGTGAACAGCCCGCACATCACGAAGGGGTCGCTCTTCGAGACGAGCCAGCACCTCAACTGGTACAAGGACGGCATGTTCCCGGCGATGCACCTCGACGAGGTCGTCGACGCCGAGGGCAACGTGACGAAGCAGGGCCAGGACTACTACCTGAAGCCGATGAACTGCCCGTTCCACAACCTCATCTTCCGGGCGCGCGCACGGAGCTACCGCGAGCTGCCGCTGCGTCTCGCCGAGTTCGGCACGGTGTACCGCTACGAGAAGAGCGGCACCCTCTCCGGACTCACCCGCGTGCGGGGGCTGACGCAGGACGATGCGCACATCTACGTCACCGACGAGCAGGTGAAGGACGAGATCAAGCGCCAGCTGGACTTCGTCTTCGCGACCCTTCGCGCCTACGGGCTCAACGACTTCTACCTGGAGCTCTCGACGCGCGACCCCGAGAAGTCCGTGGGGTCCGACGAGCAGTGGGAGGTCGCGACGGAGACGCTCCGCCAGGTCGGTGAGGAATCGGGGCTCGAACTCGTCGCCGATCCGGGTGGCGCCGCCTTCTACGGCCCCAAGATCTCGGTGCAGGCGCGCGACGCGATCGGGCGCACCTGGCAGTTGTCGACCGTGCAGCTCGACTTCAACCAGCCCGAGCTCTTCGAGCTCGAGTACACGGCCTCCGATGGCACCCGGAAGCAGCCGGTGATGATCCACCGCGCACTGCTCGGCTCCGTCGAGCGCTTCTTCGCGATCCTGCTCGAGCACTACGCGGGTGCCTTCCCGGTCTGGCTCTCCCCGGTGCAGGTGGTCGGGATCCCGGTCGCCGAGCAGTACGGCGAGTACCTCGACGGTGTCGTGGCGCAGCTCCGCTCGCGGGGGGTGCGCGCGGAGGTCGATCACAGCGACGACCGCATGCCGAAGAAGATCCGCACCCACACCAAGGCCAAGATCCCGTTCCAGCTCATCGCCGGAGAAGAGGATCGTGCCGCCGGGGCCGTCAGCTTCCGGTTCCGCGACGGCACGCAGCTCAACGGCGTGCCCGTGGACGAGGCGATCGAGCGCATCGTGCGGGCCATCGAGACGCACGAGCAGGTGTCCACCGCGTGGACGGAGTAG
- the recO gene encoding DNA repair protein RecO, whose amino-acid sequence MPLYRDEGVVIRTHKLGEADRIVTLLTRGRGLVRAVAKGVRRTSSKFGARLEPFMVADVQCFEGRSLDTITQAETIGAFGPAISADYDRYRAGSVIVETAERIAEGGPSRAQYALLAGALRTLAAARIPAELVRDGYLLRAMGLAGWTPGFDACVRCGAAGPHTVVAVQLGGVVCEDCRVPGSPRLDPGSIALLAALLAGDWDAAVASSDRERGQAAGIAAAHTQWHLERGLRSFTGPRA is encoded by the coding sequence GTGCCCCTGTATCGCGACGAAGGTGTGGTCATCCGCACCCACAAGCTGGGTGAGGCCGACCGCATCGTCACCCTGCTCACCCGCGGGCGCGGCCTCGTGCGAGCCGTCGCGAAAGGGGTCCGGCGCACCTCCTCGAAGTTCGGCGCGCGCCTCGAGCCGTTCATGGTCGCAGACGTGCAGTGCTTCGAGGGGCGAAGCCTCGACACGATCACGCAGGCCGAGACGATCGGAGCCTTCGGCCCCGCGATCAGCGCCGATTACGATCGCTATCGTGCCGGCAGTGTGATCGTGGAGACCGCCGAGCGGATCGCCGAGGGCGGCCCCTCCCGCGCGCAGTACGCCCTGCTGGCCGGCGCGCTCCGCACCCTCGCCGCCGCCCGGATCCCCGCCGAGCTCGTGCGCGACGGGTATCTGCTGCGCGCCATGGGGCTCGCGGGCTGGACCCCGGGGTTCGACGCCTGCGTGCGCTGCGGCGCGGCCGGGCCCCACACGGTCGTCGCCGTGCAGCTCGGCGGAGTGGTGTGCGAGGACTGCCGCGTGCCCGGCTCGCCGCGGCTCGACCCCGGCAGCATCGCCCTCCTCGCCGCGCTGCTCGCGGGCGACTGGGATGCGGCCGTTGCGTCCTCCGACCGCGAGCGCGGCCAGGCGGCCGGGATCGCCGCGGCGCACACCCAGTGGCACCTCGAGCGCGGCCTCCGCTCGTTCACCGGTCCGCGGGCCTAA
- a CDS encoding VOC family protein has product MIGRLHAVVLDCPDPPELAEFYRAILGGRIEPDDEWIDLVLPENGGRVSFQHSTGYVAPAWPSDDGDQQLHLDIAVDDFDAAHEQLLALGARALETHEGFRVYLDPVGHPFCTVR; this is encoded by the coding sequence ATGATCGGTCGCCTGCACGCCGTGGTGCTGGATTGCCCCGACCCGCCCGAACTGGCGGAGTTCTACCGCGCCATCCTCGGTGGTCGCATCGAACCCGACGACGAGTGGATCGATCTGGTGCTCCCGGAAAACGGCGGTCGCGTGAGCTTCCAGCACTCCACCGGTTACGTCGCGCCGGCCTGGCCGAGCGATGACGGCGATCAGCAGCTGCACCTCGACATCGCGGTCGACGACTTCGACGCGGCGCACGAGCAGCTCCTCGCACTGGGTGCCAGGGCGCTCGAGACCCACGAGGGGTTCCGCGTCTACCTCGATCCCGTCGGCCACCCGTTCTGCACGGTCCGCTGA
- a CDS encoding type II toxin-antitoxin system PemK/MazF family toxin — translation MSPRGNGVLDFLQSFVTAFSRSRRAASSRPPAPQPATRASGDADEPSPGQSGDGATRDLSADEIRHLRPSYQPAPDGDPDPGEVVWTWVPYEEHDGRGKDRPVLIIARIDAHTTAGCALSTKQHRDFVSVGTGGWDSQGRTSYLAPDRILRIADAGMRREGHVLPKDRFTRAIDAVAQVHRLQW, via the coding sequence GTGAGTCCCCGCGGCAACGGAGTCCTGGACTTCCTGCAGTCCTTCGTCACCGCATTCTCACGCAGCCGCCGCGCGGCTTCCAGTCGACCTCCCGCACCGCAGCCGGCCACGCGCGCGTCCGGGGACGCCGACGAGCCCAGTCCGGGGCAGTCCGGCGACGGCGCGACCCGGGACCTCTCGGCAGACGAGATCCGGCACCTCCGGCCGAGCTACCAGCCGGCGCCCGACGGTGATCCCGATCCCGGAGAGGTCGTCTGGACCTGGGTGCCCTACGAGGAGCACGACGGCCGCGGCAAGGATCGGCCCGTGCTCATCATCGCCCGCATCGACGCGCACACGACGGCCGGCTGCGCCCTCAGCACGAAGCAGCACCGCGACTTCGTGAGCGTCGGCACGGGCGGGTGGGACTCGCAGGGTCGCACGAGCTATCTCGCGCCGGATCGGATCCTGCGCATCGCGGACGCCGGCATGCGGCGCGAGGGTCATGTGCTCCCGAAGGATCGGTTCACACGCGCGATCGACGCGGTCGCGCAGGTGCACCGGCTGCAGTGGTAG
- a CDS encoding HIT family protein has protein sequence MDGVEDLGSTAAVGEPDGMQRLWVPHRMVYVADQHQPDHHDCPFCEAPARSDADALIVARGETAYVLLNLFPYNSGHLLVCPYRHVSMYDEATPEEVAEIAALTQTAMRVAREVLGCHGFNIGMNQGQIAGAGVAAHLHQHIVPRWESDANFFPIIAQTKALPQLLGDVRESLAAAWPHP, from the coding sequence GTGGACGGAGTAGAGGATCTCGGGTCGACCGCTGCCGTCGGGGAGCCCGACGGCATGCAGCGCCTGTGGGTGCCGCACCGGATGGTCTACGTCGCCGATCAGCATCAGCCCGATCACCACGACTGCCCGTTCTGCGAGGCGCCGGCCCGCAGCGACGCCGACGCGCTCATCGTCGCGCGCGGGGAGACCGCGTACGTGCTGCTGAACCTCTTCCCCTACAACAGCGGGCATCTGCTGGTGTGCCCCTACCGGCACGTCTCGATGTACGACGAGGCCACACCGGAGGAGGTCGCGGAGATCGCAGCCCTCACGCAGACGGCCATGCGGGTCGCTCGCGAGGTGCTCGGCTGCCACGGTTTCAACATCGGGATGAATCAGGGGCAGATCGCCGGGGCCGGCGTCGCGGCGCACCTGCATCAGCACATCGTGCCGCGCTGGGAGTCCGACGCCAATTTCTTCCCGATCATCGCGCAGACGAAGGCGCTGCCGCAGCTCCTGGGCGACGTTCGCGAGTCGCTCGCGGCCGCGTGGCCGCATCCGTAG
- a CDS encoding DUF1206 domain-containing protein — protein sequence MTNPVKSAARSADDATPLRRLARGGYVANGVLHVLIGVLALIIAWRGRGESDQAGALVAIGSAPLGFVALWAIAALLAALGAFHAVHGLALRISDRRKRWARRTAEWGQALVFLVMAGVAAVVALGARPDPDQTVQDASRELLEMPGGWVVLGVVGIGIGIGGVVWVVMGCRRSYRKQIDLPPGAAGHAISALGVVGFIAKGVALVVVGTLIVVAAVQRDPEQAGGLDAAIESIRALPFGNLLVAIIGFGFLTYGVFCGFRARYAHLDD from the coding sequence GTGACGAATCCCGTTAAGTCCGCCGCGCGCAGCGCCGACGACGCCACGCCGCTGCGCCGACTCGCCCGCGGCGGGTACGTGGCGAACGGCGTGCTGCACGTGCTCATCGGGGTGCTCGCGCTGATCATCGCGTGGCGGGGGCGCGGCGAGTCGGATCAAGCGGGCGCGCTCGTCGCGATCGGGTCGGCGCCGCTCGGCTTCGTCGCACTCTGGGCGATCGCGGCGCTGCTCGCGGCGCTCGGCGCCTTCCACGCCGTGCACGGCCTCGCGCTCCGGATCTCCGACCGACGCAAGCGCTGGGCGCGGCGCACCGCCGAGTGGGGGCAGGCGCTCGTCTTCCTCGTGATGGCGGGCGTCGCGGCCGTCGTGGCGCTCGGCGCGCGACCCGATCCGGATCAGACGGTGCAGGACGCGAGCCGGGAGCTGCTCGAGATGCCCGGTGGGTGGGTGGTGCTGGGGGTCGTCGGTATCGGGATCGGGATCGGCGGGGTGGTCTGGGTGGTGATGGGCTGCCGTCGCAGCTACCGCAAGCAAATCGATCTGCCCCCGGGGGCGGCGGGGCATGCCATTTCGGCGCTCGGGGTGGTCGGGTTCATCGCGAAGGGCGTCGCGCTTGTGGTCGTCGGGACCCTGATCGTCGTTGCGGCCGTGCAGCGGGATCCCGAGCAGGCGGGCGGGCTCGATGCCGCGATCGAGTCGATCCGAGCGCTCCCGTTCGGCAATCTCCTGGTCGCGATCATCGGCTTCGGGTTCCTCACCTACGGCGTCTTCTGCGGCTTCCGAGCCAGGTACGCCCACCTCGACGACTGA
- a CDS encoding trimeric intracellular cation channel family protein: MLDETFRTPLPVDLIAVGVGSLQGAMFAAGFKRIDLLGVAIIGIASGIGGGILRDVLLGVPLAAFSENLYLVVATGAAFIGMLLPRLLQKVDPVITALDALSIGLFGAIGTTKALSMGLPVVPSLFIGTVSAVGGGVLRDLMLNIPIALMHVGSLYAVASLVGVSVLIALLAFGVPVFAAGIACVIVTAVLRLLAVRFGWSLPEQRALSRLRLRRQRQVEEVIEEALHTGTITLPITLIGEVPPDGEERPPGPDQNAPDGPSSAPPGRRG, translated from the coding sequence GTGCTCGACGAAACCTTCCGGACCCCGCTCCCCGTAGACCTCATCGCGGTCGGCGTGGGCAGTCTGCAGGGTGCGATGTTCGCCGCCGGCTTCAAACGGATCGACCTCCTGGGGGTCGCGATCATCGGCATCGCGTCCGGGATCGGCGGCGGCATCCTGCGCGACGTGCTGCTGGGCGTGCCGCTCGCGGCCTTCTCGGAGAACCTGTACCTCGTGGTGGCCACGGGTGCCGCGTTCATCGGCATGCTGCTCCCGCGACTCCTGCAGAAGGTCGACCCGGTCATCACCGCGCTCGACGCGCTGAGCATCGGCCTGTTCGGTGCCATCGGCACCACCAAAGCGCTGTCGATGGGGCTGCCGGTGGTGCCCTCGCTGTTCATCGGCACCGTCTCTGCCGTGGGCGGCGGTGTGCTCCGCGACCTCATGCTGAACATCCCCATCGCGCTCATGCACGTGGGGTCGCTCTACGCCGTCGCGAGCCTCGTGGGGGTGTCGGTGCTCATCGCGCTCCTCGCGTTCGGGGTGCCGGTGTTCGCGGCCGGGATCGCCTGCGTGATTGTCACGGCCGTGCTCCGCCTGCTCGCCGTGCGCTTCGGGTGGAGCCTGCCGGAGCAGCGCGCGCTGAGTCGCCTGCGGCTGCGCCGTCAGCGCCAGGTCGAGGAAGTGATCGAGGAGGCTCTGCACACGGGCACGATCACGTTGCCGATCACCCTGATCGGGGAGGTGCCACCCGATGGTGAGGAGCGCCCGCCGGGCCCTGACCAGAACGCGCCGGACGGACCATCGAGCGCACCGCCGGGTCGTCGCGGCTGA
- the ruvC gene encoding crossover junction endodeoxyribonuclease RuvC, whose product MRILGIDPGLTRLGIGIVTAGAGRRVTFEHVEVMRSPADASTPARLHLLGSGIQRLLDGEAPDAIALERVFAQQNLPSVMGVAQISGVVMFLAEQRGIPVALYTPNEVKAQVTGYGAADKAQVTTMVTRLLRLGAPPKPADAADALALAITHAWHLGRGGSADRIGRGPAPAGETPAQRAWREAEQKSGARRGPRS is encoded by the coding sequence ATGCGGATCCTCGGGATCGACCCCGGGCTCACGCGTCTCGGCATCGGGATCGTGACGGCCGGTGCCGGGCGGCGCGTCACCTTCGAGCACGTCGAGGTGATGCGGAGCCCGGCGGACGCGAGCACTCCCGCGCGCCTGCACCTGCTCGGGTCTGGGATCCAGCGACTGCTCGACGGCGAGGCGCCCGATGCGATCGCCCTCGAGCGCGTGTTCGCGCAGCAGAACCTGCCGAGCGTCATGGGCGTCGCGCAGATCAGCGGGGTCGTGATGTTCCTCGCGGAACAGCGCGGGATCCCCGTGGCGCTCTACACGCCGAACGAGGTGAAGGCGCAGGTCACCGGCTACGGTGCAGCGGACAAGGCGCAGGTCACGACGATGGTGACCCGGTTGCTCCGGCTCGGTGCGCCGCCGAAGCCGGCCGACGCGGCCGACGCCCTGGCGCTCGCGATCACCCACGCGTGGCACCTGGGGCGCGGCGGATCGGCGGATCGCATCGGCCGCGGCCCGGCACCGGCGGGGGAGACCCCGGCGCAGCGGGCCTGGCGCGAGGCCGAGCAGAAGTCCGGAGCGCGGCGCGGACCCAGGTCCTAG
- a CDS encoding isoprenyl transferase, protein MPTAPSALVPVDWTGAQPPRFAGPAPAHVAIVMDGNGRWANRRGLSRVEGHRMGEQALLDVVAGAIQAGVTHLSVYAFSTENWRRSPDEVRFLMGFNRDVLRRRREQLDAWNVRMRWAGRRPRLWGSVISELQTSERVTAGNTGLTLTMCVNYGGRNEITDAVRRIAEEVRAGRLSPNGITERTIERHLYVPELPDVDLFLRSSGEQRTSNFMLWQSAYAEMVFLDTLWPDFSREELWRAIQIYQDRDRRFGGAVDTPAI, encoded by the coding sequence ATGCCCACCGCCCCCAGCGCCCTCGTGCCCGTCGACTGGACCGGCGCGCAGCCGCCGCGCTTCGCCGGCCCGGCCCCCGCCCACGTCGCGATCGTGATGGACGGCAACGGCCGCTGGGCCAATCGCCGCGGGCTGTCTCGGGTCGAGGGCCATCGGATGGGGGAGCAGGCGCTGCTCGACGTCGTCGCCGGTGCGATCCAGGCGGGGGTGACGCACCTCAGCGTCTACGCATTCTCGACCGAGAACTGGCGCCGGTCGCCCGACGAGGTGCGCTTCCTGATGGGCTTCAACCGCGACGTGCTGCGCCGCCGTCGCGAGCAGCTGGACGCCTGGAACGTCCGCATGCGCTGGGCGGGACGACGCCCCCGGCTCTGGGGGTCGGTCATCTCCGAACTGCAGACCTCGGAGCGGGTCACCGCCGGCAACACCGGGCTCACACTCACCATGTGCGTGAACTACGGCGGCCGCAACGAGATCACCGATGCGGTGCGCCGGATCGCGGAGGAGGTGCGCGCTGGGCGACTGTCGCCGAACGGAATCACCGAGCGCACCATCGAGCGGCACCTCTACGTCCCCGAGCTTCCCGACGTCGACCTGTTCCTGCGCAGTTCGGGGGAGCAGCGCACGAGCAACTTCATGCTGTGGCAGTCCGCGTACGCCGAGATGGTCTTTCTCGACACGCTCTGGCCCGATTTCAGCAGGGAAGAGCTCTGGCGCGCGATCCAGATCTACCAGGATCGGGACCGTCGCTTCGGCGGCGCGGTCGACACCCCCGCGATCTGA